The region CTGCTGGAGCATGTCGTGCCGGACCTCATCCTGATGGATGCGGTGATGCCGGGTATCGACGGCTTTGCAGCAACCAGGCAGATCAAGGCACGCTCGCAACTTGCGCACGTGCCGGTGATGTTCATGACCGGGCTTACCGAAAGCGAGCACGTGATCGAAGGCTTCGAAGCTGGTGGCGTCGATTACCTCCGCAAACCGGTCAACGTGCATGAACTGCTGGCGCGGGTTCGGGTGCATCTAGGCAATGCGCGGGCAATGCAGGCGAGCGCTGCCGGCCTGGATGCAACCGGACGGCTGATGATGGCTGTCGATCCACAGGGCCGCTGTCTCTGGTGCACGCCGCTGGCTGAACGCGCGATCCTTCGAGCAAGTCCGGAATGGAGCCGGGAGGAGCGACAGCTGCCCGATGCGATCCGGCTGCCTTTGCTTCGCGTGCTGGCGCGCAATGCCCCGGGGGCATCTGTGCGGATCGAGCAAGGGGAAAGCGCGCTCGAACTTGTGGTGATTGCACAGTACCGCGACAGCGAAGTGCTGATCCGGCTCAACGAGCTCAATCCCAAGGCCGACG is a window of Novosphingobium sp. THN1 DNA encoding:
- a CDS encoding DNA-binding response regulator, with translation MSGDNLRRDTVLVVDDEPDSLRFLTDALEGAGITVLVAISGAAALDLLEHVVPDLILMDAVMPGIDGFAATRQIKARSQLAHVPVMFMTGLTESEHVIEGFEAGGVDYLRKPVNVHELLARVRVHLGNARAMQASAAGLDATGRLMMAVDPQGRCLWCTPLAERAILRASPEWSREERQLPDAIRLPLLRVLARNAPGASVRIEQGESALELVVIAQYRDSEVLIRLNELNPKADVAQLQIKLGLTDREAEVLLWISYGKSNGMISEVLAISPRTVQKHLERIYEKLGVETRAAAAAVALKVLGT